The genomic segment TCCAATGTCTGCATGGCAAACGCCACCCTGCATGTATCCCTGATCAAGGCACTGATGAGGACAAAGTCCACTTCCGGCGGGAAAGAGATCCGAGGGTTCACGTTCATGGCATTGATCACATCCTGgggagatgaagaaaaaaaaacacagacggaTGCCCTGCCCTTTTCAGTATCACACTACAATAACTTGTTCATTAATGCTTCAGAGGACACATGAGAGGAGTGTTTAGTCCTACATTGACGCTGGCCTGAATGTCATAAAGGTCCAGGTTTCTGACGATGTAGTCCACAGCTGCATCCTCCAGACTTTCTATCCCAAAGTGGGAAGGGGACAACGTCTTTCTCACACGCAGCTTGAACTGACGGTAAGCCAGTTTTGCTGTCTTAAAGGATTCCTGAGACGTGAcaacatgacaaaaacattttatagtcaATTGCTCCATATACCAGCCAATCCCTATACATCCCGGAATAAATCAAGCAACTATAGGCGGTCCAAATAGATATGACTCATTTTCCCTGCATGCACTTATGCTCTGCTTGTCTCTACAGGCGGCTCTAGAATAATTAGTCATACCACGACAGCAATGAAGATTATTTTCTGGACCATTTCTAAGTCAGCAATGTGGCGTCGAAGCAAGGTCTGGGCCTCAAGCCGCTCCACAGCATACAGGTCGCTGAAGTGCGATACGAGGCGTGCGTAGCGGGACGTGTTGGTGAGCTGAGCTCTGGTGGGCGACTCACTCCTCATGGGGCTGGAAGAGCAACTGTGCCTCAGCGAGGGGCTTGGAGAACGACTTTTCACCAACCTGAGAGAGACGGTGAGAGAAACAGCATCACTTGAGACTAGTTCTATGTAGTGGTGTCTGTGTATGCATACACTATTTACATGTGGGTATACCTTTCCTGCAGCATGACCTTCTCTGTGCTCAGGTAGGACACTTCATCTCTCAGCAGGCGAATCTGCCGCTCATTGTCATCAAGAGCCTCCAGCTTTCTCTTATAAATCTCCACCTGCTCATGTGCGGATCGcaaactgaaacacagacaCGCTTCACATCAACAGAGGAGCACACACtgtatgttgcatttgaaaACTAATATATCACGGCAGTATTTTAGTGTATCACCTACTCTGCTTTCAGTTCCAGTATTTCATCTTCAGTGGCCAGCAGAGTGGTTGCTGATTTGTTCTTCGTCTCATCCAGTTCATTCTGAGTCTCGACCAatctgataaaataaaaaatcagaaaagaaaaatatgtcgCACATCTATAACGTGAGACACGTGCGTTGGAGGGGGGCGAGTAGGTAAAAAGGTAcaaagaaactcccgcacactgtcgCTGTCTAAGTTGGAAGACCAGCCGCAGGCAAAATTGCCTGAGGATGATCTTGTACCGAAATGTTGCCaactattacatttatttttgcaagttagacagcgTGCGGGagtcccatccatccatccatcttcgtctgcttatccggtatcgggtcgcgggggtagcagctccagcaggggaccccaaactttcctttcccaagccacattaaccagctccgactgggggatcccgaggcgttcccaggccaggttagagatataatccctccacctagtcctgggtcttccccgaggcctcctcccagctggacgtgcctggaacacctccctagggaggcgcctagagggcatccttaccagatgcccgaaccacctcaactggctcattgcgacgcaaaggagcagtgtgcgggagtttctttgctaaataaaaaatcagaaAATGTAATAGTAATAGTTCATTTCGGTACATGTAATTCAATTATATACATCCCCTTGTCCATGGACTTCCAAATACAGCTAAACATGGGCCATGCAAGTTAGGGTAGGGAACTCTGGTCAGCTGCAGTCCATTGCTCTACTTCTACGGTCTCATGTCTCTCAGACTCACTCTGCTCTGATAGAGTCCAACTGCCGGAGAGTGGAGCACAGCTGAGTGTCCTTCATCTGCAGCTCACTGTCATGGGAGGCAGAGAGCTCCCTGATCTTTCTGTCCTTTTCCGCTGAATCCTGATAATAACAAATGATGATACAGTACAAATCATATACAGTGACCACATCACCAGATGGCCAAAATAGAGGGAAATGATTTGAATtggttaaaaacatttttgatgtattttctgtttatgtcGCAGCGTTACATTTTGGCTGCGTTCACACAGCAAGTCTTAGTGCTTAATTcggattttttgctcagatccgatttttttgtttggctgttcacgtaaccttttaaaatgtggcctatatcagattccagtgtgaactgtttgcgggtTTCGAACTGACCCACATTCgcaaaataacaataacaatgacatcagacgcagcacgctgttgctctaaagttagggaggtcatggaggaagtcagcattttcgcttttatttcaaaaatgtttgtgtaatggcagccgtgaCATTAATGAGCGTACACTAATGAGGTCTAACACCTCCCTCtgcctccattgacttgctccatcactgttctccatgttgtaggcctagtcaagtttttaatgttactgtctgtgtctagggctgACTCCCGCCagcgcataattgtgacaaatgtcgatgtagatttaCGTAAAAATCCACCTTGGTTGTTCACAgtgcggccgcattgaaaaaaatcagacctgggtctgattcaggaccacatatggaagtggtctaaatctgatttgaaaaaatctgatctgggcaagatttgagtgttcacactacttctgaagaagtctgacctggtcacttgaccccaaaaaaatcatatttgggccacttttgcctgcagtctgaacgtagcctttgTAGCCAGTGAGATATTCTGTGCTATTAAGCCAAGTAACAATTGATGTCACCTGGATGAGCTGCAGACTGGTGTCATCAGTGACCGAGGACTTCGCCATTGAGAAACAGGTTCCAAGCCACGGCAGCAGGCGCGTTTTGAGAGTATCCACTCCAGCATAGTGTCCACCTGAGTTGTGAGTGTATGTGGAATAGCTCATGAGTGATTATAACCTGGTTAACACTTttgtaaatgaaaacaaaatcctATACTGCAAATGCAAAGCTTACCTTCAGCAGCTGTGTGGTTGAGGATGGCGAACAGTTGTCCCTGGATCTTGGCAGTTAGTTCAATCAGCtcacaacatttatttagattctGGTCACAGGATATAACCTGGGAGGGTAAATATGACAAACAATAGTCTATTAACAAGACAACCCTTTGCAGTGTACAGCCAAAGACAAATTAATTCCAGACATAAAGTGACAGGGAGATGACTGTGACCATTCAGTCAGTCaaatttgtatattaaaaaCCATAGGGCATTTGAAATCATAAAATGTTACATGCTGTATTATATAGGCTTGCTCTTTTCTGATTTACTGTCTATATATTTTCTGTTATAGATAAATATATAAGGCTTACgtgtttagtgtcccaaattattttccaaaaactgagtgtactaaatgatgagggtctttttgagacaggttaaggttagggttagggttaaggttagggtagcacaggtggtttagcaggttcatatttaattaaggacattgtatggggaatttaggacactaaactgcacgtatactgATATATAATGCATAAATAGTGGAATCTGTAGGAGCCAAATATGTTgtttagagcagagatcttcaacagggggtccaggacccctagggggtcctcagagttactgcaggggggcctccaaatgaatgttaatgttttgaaagactttccaaaaataaaattatttgaaaaatgacatgatttataaaatgataCCAACAActaatattttaatagcttagtattccaTGCACTAAAAGGGTATGTCTAAAGGCTTTAGgctcagtttaatatgcaacttaattttatataatatacgtagtagggggtccctgctccctctctctgtcagttAAAGGGTGTTTGGTATAAAAATCCTTGAAGAGGTTTAGAGTAATCAGACATTGGGTGTTGTTTATTGTGTGTACATTGGGTGTCGCTGTGCTGCTACCTAGGGCAAAGTTATAAAAGGTAGGCCCACCTCTTTGGTAGGACTGTTTTCGGCAGGTGTTTGGGAAGCCCAAAGGGGTTTTAGACTTGAGCGCTGTGGCGCTAAACCGggcttacgtgcagtttagtgtcccaaattattttccaaaaactgagtgtcccaagtgatgagggtcttatttgagacaggttaaggttaggggtagggttagggtagcacaggtggtttagcaggttcataattaattaacccttgtgttgtcctcgggtcaaatttgacacattttcaaaGTATTTTCTATCAGAAATaagggtttctttcaaccaaattgcccaaagaTAACATGGATGTCTTAgcaggtaaaattaatgattactttcattgaatttcaATTTGAATTTATTAACCatgaacaaaaaagaaaaagaaaaagttgaaataaatgacaatgtaaaacaatgtaaaaattgaaaatgtttaaaaaaaaaatgtcaaaagtgtcaaaaaaaataaacgtgggacactaaactgcagtATACCGCTAAACCGTTTAAGTGACGTGCTGTTTTACAGTGTATGGTTTTAccgctgaaaactgaaaaatcaacattttcatGCTGCACGGTGAAAGCAAATACTCGTTTTGTTATTCTGCAAAAAAAGGAACAGCCTGCAGATTCTTGAACGTTACACACAGCGAGGTAACATCAGAGCAGCGCCTGTGTAGCTTACAGTAACGGTAGAAAACGTTGGAGAAGCAACAGGTATCCATGTTGCTAGCTCCGTTCatttgcaacttttttgcatTTATAGATAGTATATAACCTTTGAAGTTGAGACATATCACTTCCGGTCGCTCTGCAACGCGCTGTTGCAGTTTAAGCTGCACCGGAAGTAACAGGACATGAACCATCTTAAAAGTAAGTACAAGCTCTTTGGTATAGTCCAACTGTAGCCATGGCGACTGGCGTCCATAGCAACCAAACTCAACCGGGAAATCAATGTCTTCGAAAACAAATGCATTCCTTTGCTGTATTGTTTGAAATGATTTCATGCATCATCCAAACCACTGTGCTTCAACTGTGTTATccataattaaaacaataataggtaaaaaaaaaaatcttcattttacatagtgggggaaaaaaatcagcaGTTGACAGTAAACAAAGCCATTAATAATGTCTAGAGGACAAGGGTAACGTAATATATGTAACGTTACAACGCTTTGACTCAAACTTCTTCAAGTGTACACAAATGTAACAGTGACTCACTAATTCTTGAAATAACCACCGTGGAACAGATAGCGAGGCTGGCCGAGGGCACTGATGAAGTGCTTGGGTCAGATTTAGGTCTGTCATTAGTTATTGATGAACTTACATGGTAGTCTTTTTGCCAGCTCTCAAGCTTGTCCTGTAAGACGCTGAAGGAAGATGTATTGGTCAGTCTCCTTAACGTGTCGGCCATGTCCGCCCACAATAACTACTCGGAGGTTTAAAATGCCCAAAGAGGAGGACAACAGTCGCCGGGGGTGTAACGTTAGGCTAATCTCTGTGCAGTAAAAAATCCTGCTTTCTCCACCTACGACACAGCTGCCAAGCACCGCCTCAGTTGTGGTTACCAAATGAGGAGCCGAGCCTACAACCTAACCACAGTTAGctagtgttttgaaaaataaCTCGCGGTGGCTGACAATCCCCTGCAGGGTTATGTCCTTCTGTCCCGTGAAGTAAACACGATTGTAATGTCATACTGTCAAACGACACCAAAGGCCCGCAGAGTAAACCACGTGGCACAGTACCGCATATGAGTGGCTGTGTTGGATAAAATCCGATTATAATACAGTAGCCATACTAAATTGAATTACAGGTGCAGAGAGTATTGTCAGATTATTAGCACCATAGGTTGACCTAGCTACTctagttgttattgttgttaataAACTGATCCTGATTGATCGATCAGTTATTGCGTTTTTTTCTTTCGTTGACCTTGTAAAGTGcctttgaatacattttaaagggctagataaaataaatggactattattattattttattactattaCAATAATGATACTGATACAATTTCAACAAAATTACTCAATGGTTAGATCTAACAGCGAAATTATAAAAAGGATGAGGCAAATTATAACAGGCTAGAAAAATTAAATCATGGACGTAATACTTTGCACTAATTCTGAAACCGTTCCTGTTTAATAATTGtgatactttatttatttatttatttatttttaccaaaTACTGCTtagaatttattttaaattgataAAGAGAGCTTGAGGATGAGAATAAGTCTTTACCTATGGAAAATATGAATAGACatgttttttctattttaagATCCTTCTGTCATGGGCTGGTTAAACTTGGAATGGACCATCTTTTATCGTCACAGAAACGTCCCTTTTTTCTAATGCGTTCAGTGCAAATAAAAATGCCCTAGGTTTGTTCTCGTTCATATTAACATAACATTTTGCTTCATATGTAAATATCGTCCTTTCAATAACTCACAACATAACCATATTTTCGCCTTCGTCGATGAAAAGTGGTATGCCCCCTGTCACTCTGGAACCAGGAGAGGGAGGGTCAACATGGCGTCTGAACAGGTCCGttattttcagtatttgttgCCTTTCTTGCATTTTACTCAGTTTGTTTTGCTCAGGTGTTTGCTAAGAACGCAATTATATATGTTCCCGAGTAACCTGAAGTAATAAATAGTAGTACTGGGTTTTGTTGTCGGCTCTACGTGCAATAAATACCAGTCTCCGCTTCGTTAttatagctagctagcgttaaaTGGAAATACAATGCTGTTATTGTAACGTTAGCGTATCTGCTGTTAAACAGCATGGTAATTTTACTAATATAAATGGCGTAGAAGCTGCATGATGAGACAGTCGAGTGTGTTTCTATTTTGCTAAACTGAGTGCAGTTTATTTTTAGTTCTGGCCACAGACAGGCAGTCGCGGGGCATTTAACTGAGATGCATTCCATCGCAAACCCAAGTAGTAGGAGCTAAAACCTAAAGTTAAATATAGCTATGAACAGTAAATATACATTTGTGCAAAATTGAGACTATTTCATACACAGAGACATCCATGTTTTACAACTCTGAGTTAGAAAAGCATGAAAACAACATATCACACTGTGATTTTGAGGTATGAAAGTAAGGGTTggaattttattttgaattccAGTCTTAGTATAAAGCTAAGTATGTACGGAAATTGTTATTTTTGGCGTGGGATTTTatgatttaaaatgaattacTGATTCCTTATGGACCTCCTTactgcaaaaaaatatatagattttagTGGCATGCCTCACAGATTGTTTTGTCTTCCAGGAGAGTTCCAATGGGCCCGTGAAGAAGTCCATGCGAGAAAAGGCTATAGAAAGACGTTGTATCAACAAGGAACACAACAGTAACTTCAAAGCAGGCTATGTACCCATAGAAGAAGAACGTCTTCATAAGACAGGGCTGAGAGGACGCAAGGGAAACATGGCTGTTTGCATCGttatcctcctcttcctcctcgccTTAATTAACCTTATTGTGAGTACTACAAATGTACTTGTCCAATGGATTCTCTTGTTAACGCTTGATAAAGGATGGTCAAGAGTTGACACAGAGTCATTGATCATTATGTGTTGTTGCATGAATCATGGTCTTTTACAATCtgtaaaataagataagatagactttattaatcccacacagggaaaattcctgtgctacagcagctcaaaagaagaaaatgtacacacatcagaataacacaaatacacattaagtagacataggagaaacaatatacataaagtataagaaatagaacaAATATAATTAGttctaataataaaacaaacatatttacacaataaacaccctcTCCACATCTCCACTGTCCCTCAGATCACTCTGGTAATATGGACAGTGATTAGAATCGGTCCGAATGGGTGCGACAGCATGGAGTTCCATGAGACTGGCCTACTGCGTTTCAAACAGAAGGCGGACATGGGCATCGTTCACCCACTGCACAAGAGCACAGTAGGAGGCCGCAAGGACCAGGACCTAGTCCTTGTCGGCAACAATAATCCGGTGAGAAACACAGAGCATTTTGAAAACGTATAAAATGACACAATGTGTGCCCACTTTTAGAactcttcttttattttgatgtaTGTTGTTCCAGGTTGTGTTCCAGCAAGGCACCACTAAGCTGAGTGTCGAAAAGGACAAGACCTCAGTCGTCAGTGATGTTGGCATATCCTTCACAGACCCTCGCACACAGACCACATTCTTCAGCACAGACTTTGAAAACCATGAGTTCCATTTGCCAAAAGGAGTCAAAGTTCTCAGTGTTAAAAAGGCTTCCACAGAAAGGGTGTGTATAATGCTACGCTAACGCTGCGGAGGAGGtttctggctagtccacacagcattctgggatgggaaaaaaaacgtgttctggtttattggcatagcttcaaaccaatcacaatcgccttgggctatggttaaccgtagtcctcatgaatcctcCGTAGtgtaaaatgccaacacaaagaaagaggaaggtaacggacatccggccgaaaagagcgtgctccggtggaatttccagcagcaccggagcaatcccagaagtggaatgcTAATAACGGCTGATAGCTAAATAACAAACAAGTGATAATAACACGTTAATGTGTTAGTGTTTCACAACCTGTGCACAAAGTAGTATCAGCACACAATAACCCATAATGGTTAAGTGGAATTttgcaaatgaattaataaagcattaaaaaaagtccAAAGGAACACACTGAACTTCATCAGTGTAGAATGGTGGAAGTTTAGACTCAGAtagaatttagttttttaacaTGGCAATGACTGAATGTACACAGAAATGCTGGAGTATCTTCAGAATAAGTATCTGCATGTCCCTAAGTGGCCCAACCAAAGACCAAATTGCAAATGTGAATATCCAGAGAGCAGTGAAGTGTGCAGTTCACCGTTGCTGACAGAGTCTGAGAGAATCTGAATGAAAAGCAGGTGTGCAAAGCTGATAAACTGCCTACATATCCAAGAAGACTCAAAGCTGTATTCCCTAAAAAAGGTGCTATGAAATAAAGGCCTGAATATGAATATAGAGAAACTGTTTTAGCTCTGCATCTTTAATAAGTGtggaaaaataatttattgaaatAAGAGTTTCAGTAGTAAAGCTAATTAAGGACCGAAACGGGCATTACCCTTTATAttaatatagtttcatgtaTATGCATCCCTGTTCAAGATAATTCTTGTTGCGTTTCATGTTGGCTACTGCTAGTCATGCTAATTAGGCCTACGGTGTTAGCGTCCACCTGGGCAGAGCCTGTGTTTAATGTTACAACATGTAATGTCCCTTTTTCCCCTCATCATTTCCCATTTGTAAGCTTGTTGTATTGTTGCATTCACGTTTCATTTGTAAGCGTTTACAAATTGCATGTCTCTTGATTTTAGATCACCAGTAGTGCATCATCTGACCTGAACATTAAAGGGGACAGCAAGGCCATCATTCGTGGAAACGAGGGCGTCAACATCATGGGCCGGACTGTAGAGTTCAAAATGGGTGGAGGCATCGAACTCAGGGCTGTAAGTATGGAGTGTAGCAACATGTCCTGTTAACATGACTTGATGTGTGACACTGGGATTGAGGAGTGCATGTTTTCCCCATAACGTGTCCTTTAAAATAAAGGTTGTTCTAAACTCTTGCACGAATACAGTTTATAGCTGATGTAGATGAATATGTGAGGATGCACGGGTTATTTTGGGATTTTTTCTTTGCAGGAGAACAGCATTGTCCTTAACGGATCAGTCATGTTCAATGCTACACGCATCCCTAATTCCGCAGGTGATGTGTATTTTGATGATGGCATGGAGAGGTACAAGCTCTGCATGTGTGCAGATGGGACTCTGTTTCGTGTGCAGGTGAAATATGCCAACATGGGCTGCCAGACTTCAGACAACCCATGTGGAAAAGCTCACTAGGAGACTTTTCCACAAAGTCTGCTTTTACATCTCACTACAGTCTGTCGGCACTGTCAGATTACAAATTTGCATATATAGAAACTTCTATAAGACATTCATCATGACTTGCACATAACAATACCTCTGCCATACACCCAACAAATTCTGTATTCCTCATTTTGTTTGCCAAACAGGAATTGTGTTACAGATTATTGCCACTTGGCCAAAGATACGAACATACTTGTAAGTTctgaattattttattgttctgCAGGTGTGCCAACTTTATAAATGTGTAATGTCATTTCAGTACATAACACTCCCAGATTTAACATCATAGTGTGGTTTACACTGCCCATCAATAGGAATTAGAAGCTACAGTATTTACTTTTTGCCTTACCGTCCAGTGTAACTAATATGCAACCCTTGTAGACGGGTTGCATAAGATTTTTGTGCtcatgtgtttgtttctggCAGCTTTGTTTGATACTTTCTTTATTATATTCACCTCTGACAAGTTGAGACACTACATGATTATAATGATTTACTTAATATTACATTTGGGATGAACTGAAAAGCATAAGATATGTTTTAAGCCATCAAGTAATGCTTAAGTAGAGTAGGTCTCTTTTTTTGGATTGTCTATATGCACGTGCCAATGGATTTACAAGGGATGATAtagaatataatatatatgtaatacTCTAATGTTgttgcaaatccttttttacagcaaaaataatacaatattgAAAATCAGAAGGAGAAGTTATGCCTCAGATTAATGCAAAGCTCTTTAAATGTTGATGAATGTCAGGAAAGTTTAAAGCCTACATTAAGTGTTCTGAATTTTGTGCAATGTAGtataaaatatttgactttcattttgctttgggttgttttgtctgttttataaCAGGGCTGATGTTGAAATGTCAAAGTATTTGTTTCTCAGAGCATTACAGGCCTGATGTTGAAGTGTTTTTGATCTGCTAAATTAATTTTTGTTTCCAGAATTTCAATGctctgtttgttttaataaagaaacATGTTGCTATGTGAAACTTCTTATCATTTGTTTTTAGGAAACGTTGTAAAAGTCTTTACATGGTCATTTAAAACCATAAAAGATCATACTGTTTTATTATCTAATGGAATGTGCAGCTATGGCATGGTTCTCCTTGCCATAAATCATAGTAATCGGTCATACATAAAGAGGAAAACAATCACAATAAGACATTAACCAGACAAGTAAATGATTGAATGAATCACAGAATGGCATCTTAAGGGTGGGTGCGTGTTAAGCTCAACTCAGCAAAATACTCTTCAGACTTTGATCAGAACTGCCGGAGACTGTCAAAGTTAATACACTAGGTGTGAAAAGACAGTCACCAGTTTTCCTGTCAGCTTGGCAAAGAGTGGACGCAAAGGTGAGTTTGATAATTTGTACTTAATTTGCTGTTTGTATTATTGTACATCATGCACCTCTTTTACTTTTAAGATAATATGTTATTGTGATGAGTAATATAATTTTAGCGTTTGGTCTTAGAGCATTGGATTTAGTGATTTTTAGTATATGATTATACAACTGTCTGTCTTTCATACAACATATCCTATTAGTAAAAATATCTTATTTTTACTCTTTGAGTGAATTTCTGAACTGTCATTCATTATGATCTATCTGTACTCTCAGCACAGGTGTGTATAATGCTAATAATGTCTGATAGATATAACAAAAAGGTAATTCTAAGAAGTTATTATGTTAATGTTTCACAACCTGTGCACAAAGTACAACCCATAAATAGTATAACCCATAATGGTGAAGTGACATTTtgcaaatgaataaataaagcatAAAACAAAGTCCAAAGGAACACCCTGAACTTCATCAGTGTAAAATGGAGGAAGTACTACTTGCTTACTACTCAGGTAGAAATATAGTTTTCAACATGGCAATGACTGAACGTACACAGACATTCTCGAGTATATTCAGAATAAGTATCTGAGTGGCCCAACAGAGGTGCTGAGATGACATCTCTTAATTTAAGTTAATATGTTACTATGATGAGTGATATACGTTTTGCATTTGGATTTATTGATTTTTACTATTTGAGTGAATCTCTGAACTGTCATTCACGATCTATCTGTTCTGTCAGGACAGGTTGTGATGGCAGTGGTACAGGGGCCGTCCCTGGCTGCTGTGCTGCTCCTCGTCTCCTCTGGCCTCCATTGCTCCTCTCTCCGTCCTCCCTGTCCAGAGTCCTGCAGCTGTCAGAAAGCTCCCCTGTTGAACTGTTCCTCCTCTGGCCTTTCCTTGGTGCCGCAACACATCCAAGACTCCGTCACTGAGCTAGACTTGTCCCATAACCTCCTTGACACTGTAACGCTCAACCGGCCACATCATAACCTCAGGAGTGTATTGCTGGGAAACAACAGTATCACACACTTGTCCCTCTGCATTGAGAGAAACCTTGGAAGCCGTTATGTCAGAGGTAGACCTCTACGTCGTTTCAGACTTTCAAGAAGACAAGAATGTGTATCTTGGGCCCCCACCCTGCAGCTACTATCTGTTGAGAGGAATCAGCTAGAGCAACTCCCACAGGGTGAGTCAGTGTAATATGGTAATACACCCATATATAAAACACTGTCACAGCACATGAACAGCAGTACTCAGGCTGAATTTCCACTGTTAAAGTTTAATTGTAAGATTAGATCACtatttgcatttgcatgctGTAGTTGGtcaaggtggagctaatttaaTTGCTTTATGAATGGCTgcgtagtttaatctataacagtgtcatattttatatatatatcatatgttttgtatgcaAAATCTTAGTCTGAAATCGCTGTTCAACAGAtatagtgaaataaaaaaagaaatttcccTCAGAAATGTAAGGGAATATGATTATAAAGTAACACAgtaatggaaatactcaagtacttaAGTTACTTACCAACAGATGTACTGTATGAAAAACTGTAGAATTGAATAATcctacacataacacacaaaACTCACACAATCTTAAACCATTAGCCACTAACATTAATGGAATTGCCATTACATACTTTAATTGTGTTCAGTAGTGTTCACAACAGTGCGTAGTATCTTATAATGACTTATAGACCACACCCAAC from the Sander vitreus isolate 19-12246 chromosome 9, sanVit1, whole genome shotgun sequence genome contains:
- the spata18 gene encoding mitochondria-eating protein, which encodes MADTLRRLTNTSSFSVLQDKLESWQKDYHVISCDQNLNKCCELIELTAKIQGQLFAILNHTAAEGGHYAGVDTLKTRLLPWLGTCFSMAKSSVTDDTSLQLIQDSAEKDRKIRELSASHDSELQMKDTQLCSTLRQLDSIRAELVETQNELDETKNKSATTLLATEDEILELKADLRSAHEQVEIYKRKLEALDDNERQIRLLRDEVSYLSTEKVMLQERLVKSRSPSPSLRHSCSSSPMRSESPTRAQLTNTSRYARLVSHFSDLYAVERLEAQTLLRRHIADLEMVQKIIFIAVVESFKTAKLAYRQFKLRVRKTLSPSHFGIESLEDAAVDYIVRNLDLYDIQASVNDVINAMNVNPRISFPPEVDFVLISALIRDTCRVAFAMQTLDPPLDLAFASDGELYNDSRYRRSYDSEFTAPLVMYHVWPALMEGDVVVVKGEAVTRRGATWSRSRSTSPVRSRSLSPTRNLAFISKRSLSPQRLRASHL
- the sgcb gene encoding beta-sarcoglycan codes for the protein MASEQESSNGPVKKSMREKAIERRCINKEHNSNFKAGYVPIEEERLHKTGLRGRKGNMAVCIVILLFLLALINLIITLVIWTVIRIGPNGCDSMEFHETGLLRFKQKADMGIVHPLHKSTVGGRKDQDLVLVGNNNPVVFQQGTTKLSVEKDKTSVVSDVGISFTDPRTQTTFFSTDFENHEFHLPKGVKVLSVKKASTERITSSASSDLNIKGDSKAIIRGNEGVNIMGRTVEFKMGGGIELRAENSIVLNGSVMFNATRIPNSAGDVYFDDGMERYKLCMCADGTLFRVQVKYANMGCQTSDNPCGKAH